From Synoicihabitans lomoniglobus, the proteins below share one genomic window:
- the argS gene encoding arginine--tRNA ligase, producing MSVPFNFATAIEAALNQAAAQLGLDAAPFAPEVRTADARHGDFQANGVLPYAKRTKQNPRALAEQVVAALPASLTDAFEVAIAGPGFLNFTCRPATLESWLATYATEPSLREGASATQPESGQTFIVDYSSPNTAKQMHVGHLRSAVIGEAMCRLLEFGGAKVIRDNHIGDWGTGFGKLIWAYKRHLNADALAQDPLEEFERLYKLGNKTADEDESVLEDARQELVNLQSGNEENLAIWRHINEVSLAAFQKIYDQFGITFDHTLGESFYNDKVSQVYAELTDLGLAEISEGALVVFHPEHPRFSKQPFLIRKSDGAANYASTDLATILYRVEHFQADGVIYVIDSRQGDHCQQLFLTAEKWFAKTNRPLPRLEHTSFGTVLGENGKPLKTRSGENIKLRDLLAEATERAAQLVASKSANLPPAEQQAVAAIVGVGSVQYADLSQNRSSDYVFSWDKMISLEGNTAAYLLYAVARIHSIFRKLDTDPSAAAATAAATPLVTATEVTLARKLTKFPEALRATIGQLRPHTLCLYLYELAGEFSAFYNADKVAVDDAGVRARRLRLCARTLLILETGLNLLGLRTLKRM from the coding sequence ATGTCCGTCCCGTTCAACTTTGCCACCGCCATCGAAGCCGCGCTTAACCAAGCCGCCGCCCAACTGGGTCTGGATGCAGCTCCGTTTGCCCCCGAGGTGCGCACGGCCGATGCCCGCCACGGTGACTTTCAGGCCAATGGCGTGCTTCCCTACGCCAAACGGACCAAGCAAAACCCGCGCGCCCTCGCCGAGCAGGTCGTCGCCGCTCTCCCCGCGAGCCTGACCGACGCCTTCGAGGTCGCCATCGCCGGCCCCGGCTTTCTCAATTTCACCTGCCGCCCCGCCACGCTGGAATCCTGGCTGGCGACCTACGCGACCGAGCCGTCCCTGCGCGAAGGCGCCAGCGCGACCCAACCCGAGTCCGGCCAAACGTTTATCGTCGATTACAGTTCGCCCAACACGGCCAAACAAATGCACGTCGGTCACCTGCGCTCCGCCGTCATCGGTGAAGCGATGTGCCGCCTGCTCGAGTTCGGCGGTGCCAAAGTGATCCGCGACAACCACATCGGCGATTGGGGCACCGGCTTTGGCAAATTGATCTGGGCCTATAAACGACACCTCAACGCCGACGCTCTCGCTCAGGACCCGCTCGAGGAGTTCGAACGACTCTACAAACTCGGCAACAAAACCGCCGACGAAGACGAATCCGTCCTGGAGGACGCCCGCCAGGAACTCGTCAATCTCCAGTCCGGCAACGAAGAGAACCTCGCCATCTGGCGGCATATCAACGAGGTCTCCCTCGCGGCGTTTCAGAAGATCTACGACCAATTCGGCATCACCTTCGACCATACCCTGGGAGAGAGCTTTTATAACGATAAAGTGAGCCAGGTTTACGCGGAACTCACCGATCTCGGTCTGGCCGAAATCAGCGAAGGCGCGCTGGTCGTTTTTCACCCCGAGCACCCGCGTTTCAGCAAGCAGCCCTTTCTCATCCGCAAAAGCGACGGCGCCGCCAACTACGCGTCCACTGATCTCGCCACCATCCTTTACCGGGTGGAGCATTTCCAGGCCGACGGGGTGATCTACGTGATCGACTCTCGCCAGGGCGACCATTGCCAGCAGCTGTTTTTGACGGCCGAAAAATGGTTCGCCAAAACGAACCGTCCCCTGCCCCGCTTGGAACACACGTCGTTTGGCACCGTGCTGGGCGAAAACGGCAAGCCGCTCAAAACCCGCTCGGGCGAAAACATCAAACTGCGCGACCTCCTCGCGGAAGCCACCGAACGCGCCGCCCAACTGGTCGCCAGCAAGAGCGCGAATCTTCCGCCCGCAGAACAACAGGCCGTCGCCGCCATCGTCGGCGTCGGCTCGGTGCAATACGCCGACCTCTCCCAAAACCGCTCCAGTGACTATGTGTTTTCCTGGGACAAAATGATTTCCCTCGAGGGCAACACCGCCGCCTACCTGCTCTACGCCGTCGCCCGCATCCACTCCATTTTCCGCAAACTCGACACCGATCCCTCCGCCGCAGCAGCGACCGCCGCAGCCACCCCGCTGGTCACTGCCACCGAAGTCACCCTCGCCCGCAAGCTCACCAAATTCCCGGAAGCGCTGCGCGCCACGATCGGCCAGCTTCGCCCGCATACGCTTTGCCTCTACCTCTACGA
- a CDS encoding thymidine phosphorylase: MSKRTLPPRRFIKPTFEFLIEKKRDGGEFTQEEIRFIIDSTLDGDLPDHQLSALLMAIYFQQMSAQETAELTEEMMLSGEVIDLSHIAKPKIDKYSTGGVGDKTSLVLVPLAMAAGVVVPMMCGNEHDYIINTLTKLSAVPGFKDELSIDDFVKQLEKIGGAIVKQDKDLAPADAKYYAMRKATGTIPSLPLITGSVLSKKLAEGSEGLVIDVKWGNGSFIKDLEQAKQLARSMTRVGRSMKRRCVALVTDMNQPLGDTVGTALELKEAIQLLKGEGPEDLQELVLKLGMEIVRLAGVAGSTLSAKQTVQRHLTDGSALEKLKDLISAQGGDTSYIDNPEKFGEAKHIRKLPAPKRGYVHTINAAMIARGVHILGAGPSGGKGKTAGKIDYAVGVSEIRKVGTQVKQGEPLMMIHYNDESKLEQALEYFKSAYRLAPKRPTPPPLVVERVA, from the coding sequence ATGAGCAAACGCACACTGCCTCCACGCAGGTTTATCAAGCCAACCTTCGAATTCTTGATCGAAAAGAAACGCGATGGTGGTGAATTCACTCAAGAAGAAATCCGCTTCATAATCGATAGCACCCTGGATGGAGATTTGCCGGACCACCAGTTGTCGGCGCTGTTGATGGCGATCTATTTTCAGCAAATGTCCGCTCAAGAGACGGCGGAATTGACGGAGGAGATGATGCTGTCGGGCGAGGTGATCGACCTCTCCCATATTGCGAAGCCCAAGATCGACAAATATTCCACGGGTGGGGTGGGCGACAAAACCTCCCTCGTTCTCGTGCCTTTGGCCATGGCGGCCGGAGTCGTGGTCCCGATGATGTGCGGCAATGAGCACGATTACATCATCAACACGTTGACCAAGCTCTCGGCGGTGCCGGGGTTCAAGGACGAGCTCTCCATCGACGATTTCGTGAAGCAGCTCGAGAAGATCGGCGGCGCCATCGTCAAGCAGGACAAGGATCTCGCTCCGGCCGACGCCAAGTATTACGCGATGCGCAAGGCCACGGGAACGATCCCGAGCCTCCCGCTCATCACGGGTTCCGTGCTCTCCAAGAAACTCGCCGAGGGTTCCGAGGGTCTCGTGATCGACGTCAAGTGGGGCAACGGTTCCTTCATCAAGGATCTGGAGCAGGCCAAGCAGCTCGCTCGTTCGATGACCCGGGTCGGTCGCTCCATGAAACGCCGTTGCGTCGCACTGGTCACCGACATGAACCAACCGCTCGGCGATACCGTCGGCACGGCGTTGGAACTCAAGGAAGCGATTCAATTGCTCAAGGGCGAAGGTCCCGAGGATCTGCAGGAACTCGTGCTCAAGCTCGGTATGGAAATCGTCCGTCTCGCCGGTGTTGCCGGTTCGACACTTTCCGCCAAGCAAACCGTGCAACGTCACCTCACGGACGGTTCGGCGCTCGAAAAGCTCAAGGATCTCATCTCCGCGCAAGGCGGTGACACCTCTTACATCGACAACCCGGAGAAGTTTGGCGAAGCCAAGCACATCCGCAAACTGCCGGCTCCGAAGCGCGGCTACGTCCACACCATCAACGCCGCGATGATCGCGCGCGGGGTGCACATTCTCGGCGCCGGGCCCTCCGGCGGCAAGGGCAAGACCGCCGGCAAGATCGACTACGCCGTGGGTGTGTCCGAGATCCGCAAGGTGGGCACGCAGGTGAAACAGGGCGAGCCGCTCATGATGATTCACTACAACGACGAGTCCAAACTCGAGCAGGCGTTGGAATACTTCAAGAGTGCCTACCGTCTCGCGCCGAAGCGTCCGACGCCGCCGCCGTTGGTGGTGGAGCGCGTGGCTTGA